The Saxibacter everestensis genome has a window encoding:
- a CDS encoding DMT family transporter gives MNMFALIALIGAIAGEVVGTVSLRMASGGKKLWWSGVGLGYVFAFGMLVVVLDQGVPLGVAYGIWAAAGVAIMAILSRIFFNEPLTWVMSLGIVLIAGGVLLIEIGAAH, from the coding sequence ATGAACATGTTTGCACTCATTGCACTCATCGGCGCAATCGCTGGTGAAGTCGTCGGCACCGTCTCGCTGCGTATGGCCAGCGGCGGGAAGAAGCTCTGGTGGAGCGGAGTCGGACTCGGGTACGTCTTCGCATTCGGCATGCTCGTTGTTGTCCTGGATCAAGGCGTCCCCCTCGGCGTCGCGTACGGAATCTGGGCCGCCGCGGGTGTGGCCATCATGGCTATCCTCAGCCGCATCTTCTTCAACGAACCCCTCACCTGGGTGATGAGCCTGGGCATCGTCCTCATCGCCGGGGGAGTGCTCCTGATCGAAATCGGAGCCGCACACTGA
- a CDS encoding LpqN/LpqT family lipoprotein — MKSRAVVLPALALSLAVTLSGCSLAFEPSGNKEQQGEQAPTTDQPQDEQQSKPEFGTGVEPEPEQTPETPGNPDQDSSADAGTGSGIEQMLSDYGISATQVSPGELGSPIVTVPTPVGWTRDDSKGPAGNWGTYVNPAPEVAGFTPNAMLWTLKVPAGTETSAITAAAGDEIESLPGFVMTVDDFGPVGSSDAFGIAGTYNHPSGKSLAIASRTVVVEKTDATYVVQLVTTNSQDQNESEKAAIEEIHNGIAVTP; from the coding sequence TTGAAGAGCAGAGCAGTCGTTCTTCCGGCCCTCGCGCTCAGCCTCGCCGTCACGCTGAGCGGTTGCTCGTTGGCCTTCGAGCCTTCGGGCAATAAGGAGCAGCAGGGGGAGCAGGCGCCGACGACCGATCAGCCCCAGGACGAGCAGCAATCCAAGCCTGAATTTGGCACCGGGGTGGAGCCCGAACCGGAGCAGACGCCAGAAACCCCGGGCAACCCGGATCAGGACAGCAGTGCGGATGCCGGAACCGGCAGCGGCATCGAGCAGATGCTGTCCGACTACGGCATCAGCGCTACGCAGGTGTCGCCCGGCGAGCTTGGCTCGCCAATTGTCACGGTGCCTACACCGGTCGGCTGGACCCGAGATGACTCCAAGGGCCCGGCGGGAAACTGGGGAACGTATGTGAACCCCGCGCCGGAGGTGGCTGGCTTCACGCCGAATGCGATGCTCTGGACGCTAAAGGTGCCTGCCGGAACCGAGACTTCGGCAATTACGGCAGCAGCAGGGGACGAGATCGAGTCGCTACCCGGTTTCGTGATGACCGTTGACGACTTCGGGCCGGTAGGGTCGAGCGACGCGTTCGGCATCGCGGGAACATATAACCATCCCAGTGGAAAGAGCCTGGCCATTGCTTCACGCACCGTGGTAGTCGAGAAGACGGACGCCACCTACGTCGTCCAGCTTGTCACCACGAACAGCCAGGACCAGAATGAAAGCGAGAAGGCTGCGATCGAAGAGATTCACAACGGAATCGCCGTCACACCGTAA
- a CDS encoding NUDIX hydrolase, with the protein MTTLSIAAACLLTDDGELLTVRKRGTTKFMLPGGKREAGEDALSATLREVEEEVGLSLDAGSLRLLGRFNAAAANEADTRVEATVYSGRLPHQVFAAAEIEELRLVSMDTEFDDEYAPLLREKVLPALRDRELFAR; encoded by the coding sequence ATGACGACACTTTCGATAGCCGCCGCATGCCTGCTGACCGACGATGGCGAGCTACTCACCGTGCGGAAACGCGGCACGACCAAGTTCATGCTGCCCGGCGGCAAGCGGGAAGCCGGCGAGGACGCGCTCAGCGCGACGCTGCGCGAGGTCGAAGAAGAAGTCGGGCTGTCTCTGGACGCAGGTTCGCTCCGACTGCTGGGCAGGTTCAATGCTGCGGCGGCGAACGAAGCGGACACCAGAGTTGAAGCCACCGTCTACTCCGGCCGGTTGCCTCATCAGGTGTTTGCCGCGGCGGAGATTGAGGAGCTCCGACTGGTCAGCATGGACACCGAGTTCGATGATGAGTACGCGCCACTGCTCCGGGAGAAGGTGTTGCCGGCGCTGCGTGATCGGGAACTGTTCGCGAGGTAG
- a CDS encoding sensor histidine kinase: MTNTVIVVRIEVWLFVILALVVLLAAAALVWWLIRRGRNQAQKAAIQAAAAEQHEATVRRNRMLIRLDHELKNPLTVLRTSAVTLRDMLADGSATAEDLDMSLTAISSSSNRVARLLADLRKLADVETRQIDYLRVDMATLVEQAVEDARTAPGAEGRRLVASVARAPWKLPDVIGEEDLILSAILNLIGNALKYSSADDVVEIRASEQVVDDVRWVVIEVADTGMGIPAGEQMAVWEELARGQSVRAVPGSGMGLALVRSIVLRHGGKVELRSQQGDGTAVRMLLPALIEAEAQPGAGPTYPNSAGAARSR; the protein is encoded by the coding sequence GTGACGAACACCGTCATCGTCGTCCGGATCGAGGTGTGGCTCTTCGTCATCCTCGCCCTCGTCGTGCTGCTCGCAGCGGCCGCTCTGGTGTGGTGGTTGATCCGGCGCGGACGGAACCAGGCGCAGAAGGCTGCCATCCAGGCCGCCGCTGCCGAGCAGCATGAAGCCACCGTCAGGCGTAACCGGATGCTGATCAGGCTTGACCACGAGCTGAAGAATCCGCTGACGGTACTCAGGACCTCGGCGGTGACGCTGCGCGACATGCTGGCGGACGGTTCGGCGACAGCGGAAGATCTGGACATGTCCCTGACGGCGATCAGCTCGTCATCGAACCGGGTGGCGCGGTTGCTGGCTGACCTACGCAAGCTTGCGGACGTCGAGACCCGGCAGATCGACTACCTCCGGGTGGATATGGCCACGCTGGTCGAACAGGCAGTCGAGGATGCGCGGACAGCACCGGGAGCGGAAGGCCGCAGGCTGGTTGCCTCGGTTGCAAGGGCACCGTGGAAGCTGCCGGACGTGATCGGCGAGGAAGACCTCATTCTGAGCGCGATCCTCAACCTGATCGGCAACGCGCTGAAGTACTCGTCCGCTGACGATGTGGTGGAGATCCGCGCCAGCGAGCAGGTCGTCGACGACGTTCGCTGGGTGGTCATCGAGGTCGCCGACACCGGGATGGGGATTCCGGCCGGCGAGCAGATGGCCGTGTGGGAGGAACTGGCTCGGGGTCAAAGTGTGCGGGCCGTACCAGGGTCAGGCATGGGCCTTGCGCTGGTCCGCTCGATCGTGCTGCGTCACGGCGGCAAGGTCGAACTGCGAAGCCAGCAGGGTGACGGGACCGCGGTTCGGATGCTGTTGCCAGCGCTGATCGAAGCCGAGGCGCAGCCCGGTGCCGGCCCGACCTACCCGAATTCAGCTGGAGCGGCGCGCTCCCGCTGA
- a CDS encoding helix-turn-helix transcriptional regulator yields MLETSVRLLRLLSLMQSGRQWSGEELARRLDVTTRTVRNDIERLRILGYEVHATTGTTGGYRLAAGSALPPLLLDDDEAVAVAVGLRAAAAGTITGIEETSLRALAKLEQTLPSRLRHRIDALRTATLSAPRRGPTVSADTLTAIATTIKRQERLRFDYVGHNGQATVRDVEPHRLVFTGHRWYLVAWDTQRADWRTFRADRISPRVPTGPRFAPRPPPDPDVATHTVRGISSQAWPYPARIRLHAPATVIAELISPAGGVLTALDETTCLLETGGNSLLDLAGYLASLDTAFDVLDPPELRDLLSRLAKRYAAATIADDYDVNGSDQAKDPRSQQ; encoded by the coding sequence ATGTTGGAAACCTCGGTACGGCTTTTGCGGCTTCTCTCGCTGATGCAGTCTGGCCGCCAATGGTCCGGTGAGGAGCTCGCCCGCCGACTGGATGTGACCACTCGGACCGTGCGAAACGACATCGAGCGGCTACGCATCCTGGGCTACGAAGTACACGCCACCACCGGGACGACCGGCGGGTACCGCCTCGCCGCCGGATCCGCGCTCCCGCCGCTGCTGCTCGATGACGATGAAGCCGTCGCTGTCGCGGTCGGGCTTCGCGCCGCGGCCGCCGGCACGATCACCGGAATCGAGGAGACCTCGCTGCGAGCGTTGGCAAAGCTGGAACAAACGTTGCCCTCACGGTTGCGTCACCGCATCGACGCCCTGCGCACGGCGACGCTGTCTGCTCCGCGGCGCGGCCCCACCGTCAGCGCCGACACGCTTACTGCGATCGCAACGACTATCAAGCGTCAGGAACGACTCAGATTCGATTATGTCGGACACAATGGCCAGGCCACCGTCCGCGACGTCGAGCCGCACCGGCTCGTCTTCACCGGCCACCGCTGGTACTTGGTGGCCTGGGACACTCAACGCGCGGATTGGCGAACCTTCCGGGCCGACCGGATCAGCCCCCGTGTTCCTACCGGTCCGCGTTTCGCTCCACGCCCACCCCCTGATCCGGACGTCGCCACCCACACCGTTCGGGGAATCAGTTCACAGGCCTGGCCTTATCCGGCCCGGATACGGTTGCACGCGCCCGCCACCGTCATCGCCGAGCTGATATCTCCTGCTGGTGGCGTGCTGACCGCGCTTGATGAGACCACGTGCCTGCTGGAAACCGGCGGCAACTCGCTGCTCGACCTCGCCGGCTATCTCGCCAGCCTTGACACGGCGTTCGACGTCCTCGACCCGCCGGAACTGCGTGACCTGCTGAGCCGCTTGGCCAAACGCTACGCCGCCGCAACCATTGCCGACGACTACGACGTGAATGGTTCCGACCAGGCCAAGGATCCGCGCAGCCAACAGTGA
- a CDS encoding VOC family protein, which produces MSEAPLLRGLTTISFWAADVEAAKDWYTRLLGIEPYFIRPPAPAPAAYIEFRIGDYQHELGIIDSSYAPSGVGATQGGAVAYWHVDDLTGTYEKLLAMGATEYQPPTDRGEGFVTAAVIDPFDNILGIMHNPHYLDVLRAIATHDGPSMRTEELP; this is translated from the coding sequence ATGAGCGAGGCACCACTCCTGCGAGGGCTTACTACGATCAGTTTCTGGGCCGCCGACGTGGAAGCAGCGAAGGACTGGTACACCCGGCTGCTGGGTATCGAACCGTACTTCATCCGGCCACCGGCTCCCGCGCCGGCCGCCTACATAGAGTTCCGCATCGGCGACTACCAGCATGAGCTCGGCATCATCGACAGCAGCTACGCTCCATCCGGCGTCGGAGCCACGCAGGGCGGCGCGGTGGCGTACTGGCACGTGGACGACCTCACCGGCACCTACGAGAAGCTACTGGCGATGGGCGCAACCGAGTACCAGCCGCCCACCGATCGGGGAGAAGGCTTCGTCACCGCCGCGGTCATTGACCCCTTCGATAACATCCTCGGCATTATGCACAACCCGCACTACCTGGACGTTCTTCGAGCCATCGCGACGCACGACGGCCCGTCGATGCGGACTGAGGAGCTGCCGTGA
- a CDS encoding TetR/AcrR family transcriptional regulator, whose amino-acid sequence MTSKTNILDAAIKVLRHGQTLTIDSVAREAGLTKPGVVHHFATKATLTLAVVDHVMDIWENDLLARASSEADAPTKLRAYVEFALTSPMDPSDLALFADARLRDELSEQWVRRLDPWFGTSIDHPAARAARFIADGAWFDRSLGIVDLTEAQLEDILAVAMRLINEGVQK is encoded by the coding sequence ATGACATCCAAGACGAACATTCTCGACGCGGCGATCAAGGTCCTGCGGCACGGTCAGACCCTCACCATCGATTCGGTGGCGCGGGAAGCCGGTCTGACTAAGCCAGGGGTGGTGCATCACTTCGCAACGAAAGCAACGCTGACTCTCGCCGTGGTGGACCACGTGATGGACATCTGGGAGAACGATCTGCTCGCCCGGGCGAGCAGCGAGGCCGATGCCCCGACAAAACTGCGCGCGTATGTGGAATTCGCTCTCACGAGCCCGATGGACCCCAGCGACCTGGCGTTGTTCGCCGACGCCCGACTGCGAGACGAACTCTCTGAGCAGTGGGTGCGCCGCCTCGATCCGTGGTTCGGCACATCAATCGATCATCCCGCCGCACGCGCCGCGCGCTTCATTGCGGACGGTGCGTGGTTTGACCGGTCGCTCGGCATCGTCGACCTGACCGAAGCACAACTTGAGGACATTCTCGCCGTCGCGATGCGATTGATCAACGAAGGAGTGCAGAAGTGA
- a CDS encoding DMT family transporter, with protein MKKWLFLVGAILLEVTGSLSLKGALDAPGLYAPVVIGYISSFLALFMSLRNGMALGVGYGIWGASGVALTAIMSMVIYGEPITLLMGIGIIVVMAGVLLVELGSQAAQKKEEEASA; from the coding sequence GTGAAGAAGTGGCTGTTCCTGGTCGGCGCGATCCTGCTGGAGGTGACGGGTTCACTCTCACTCAAGGGCGCCCTCGACGCGCCGGGGCTCTACGCGCCGGTCGTCATCGGCTACATCAGTTCGTTCCTGGCGCTGTTCATGTCGCTGCGCAACGGGATGGCCCTCGGCGTCGGATACGGCATCTGGGGTGCCAGCGGTGTGGCGCTCACCGCGATCATGTCGATGGTGATCTATGGCGAGCCCATCACACTTCTGATGGGAATCGGGATCATCGTTGTCATGGCCGGCGTCCTGTTGGTCGAACTCGGCTCGCAAGCCGCGCAGAAGAAGGAAGAGGAGGCTTCCGCATGA